In Candidatus Binatia bacterium, one DNA window encodes the following:
- the thiE gene encoding thiamine phosphate synthase encodes MVSDRRRFPEPPPGEPFSPEEWRALDAAIAAGVGAVQLRDKDLDGRLLCARAERLVARCREAGVALLVNDRVDVALAVGADGVQLPATGLPTAAARELLGPDAIIGRSLHAADELEQARGADFVVFGPVWDTPSKRAFGPPQGVERLAALVRAASLPVIAVGGVTPERVAEVLRAGAAGVAAIGAILDADDPGDVVRRFRDALAG; translated from the coding sequence CTGGTCAGCGATCGTCGGCGCTTTCCCGAGCCGCCGCCCGGCGAGCCGTTCTCGCCCGAGGAGTGGCGCGCGCTCGACGCGGCGATCGCGGCCGGGGTCGGGGCGGTGCAGCTCCGCGACAAGGACCTCGACGGCCGCCTGCTGTGCGCGCGCGCCGAGCGTCTGGTCGCGCGCTGCCGTGAGGCGGGCGTCGCGCTGCTGGTGAACGACCGCGTCGACGTCGCGCTCGCGGTCGGCGCGGACGGCGTCCAGCTTCCGGCGACCGGTCTGCCGACCGCCGCTGCTCGCGAGCTCCTCGGTCCCGATGCGATCATCGGCCGCTCGCTGCACGCGGCGGACGAGCTCGAGCAGGCGCGCGGCGCCGACTTCGTGGTCTTCGGCCCGGTCTGGGACACGCCGAGCAAGCGCGCCTTCGGTCCGCCGCAAGGCGTCGAGCGGCTCGCCGCGCTCGTTCGAGCCGCGTCGCTGCCGGTGATCGCGGTCGGCGGCGTGACGCCCGAGCGCGTCGCCGAGGTGCTACGCGCCGGCGCGGCCGGGGTGGCGGCGATCGGCGCGATCCTCGACGCCGACGATCCGGGCGACGTCGTGCGCCGCTTCCGCGACGCGCTTGCCGGCTGA
- the thiS gene encoding sulfur carrier protein ThiS: MEIRLNGELRTVANGISIAELLESLGLATRRVAVERNRDIVPRESYAETRLEPGDVVEVVQFVGGG; the protein is encoded by the coding sequence ATGGAGATCCGGCTGAACGGCGAGCTGCGCACCGTCGCCAACGGGATCTCGATCGCCGAGCTTCTCGAGTCCCTCGGCCTCGCCACGCGTCGTGTCGCGGTCGAGCGCAATCGCGACATCGTTCCGCGCGAGAGCTACGCCGAGACGCGGCTCGAGCCCGGCGACGTCGTCGAGGTGGTGCAGTTCGTCGGCGGCGGCTGA
- a CDS encoding L-threonylcarbamoyladenylate synthase translates to MSTDASFAAALAALRAGELVVFPTETLYGIGCDALDPRAVARLADVKQRGADKGFAVLVADPAMLSLVTDEVGDDARRLAAAFWPGPLTILFRARPGLPAPLVVDGRIGARVSSHPLARRLTQELGRPIAAPSANPAGREPARDVASARAYFGDAVAAYLDGGTIAGAPSTLVDPGPPLRVLREGAIARDALEGALRSAATGGTPPV, encoded by the coding sequence ATGAGCACGGACGCGAGCTTCGCTGCCGCGCTGGCAGCGCTGCGCGCGGGCGAGCTCGTGGTCTTCCCGACCGAGACGCTGTACGGCATCGGCTGCGACGCGCTGGATCCGCGCGCCGTGGCGCGTCTCGCCGACGTCAAGCAACGCGGCGCGGACAAGGGCTTCGCGGTCCTGGTCGCCGATCCAGCGATGCTGTCGCTCGTCACCGACGAGGTCGGCGACGACGCGCGCCGCCTCGCGGCCGCCTTCTGGCCCGGTCCGCTGACCATCCTGTTTCGCGCCCGGCCAGGCTTGCCGGCGCCACTCGTCGTCGACGGTCGCATCGGCGCGCGCGTCTCGAGCCACCCGCTCGCGCGACGCTTGACGCAAGAGCTCGGGCGTCCGATCGCGGCGCCGAGCGCGAATCCCGCCGGGCGCGAGCCCGCGCGCGACGTCGCGTCGGCGCGCGCGTACTTCGGCGACGCGGTCGCCGCCTATCTCGACGGCGGGACCATCGCCGGCGCGCCGTCGACGCTCGTCGACCCAGGGCCGCCGCTGCGCGTCCTGCGCGAGGGCGCGATCGCGCGCGACGCGCTCGAGGGCGCGTTGCGCAGCGCCGCAACCGGCGGCACCCCACCCGTTTGA
- a CDS encoding peptidoglycan DD-metalloendopeptidase family protein, with protein MRPITDVSSAELFPLDGDTLRTYGGSQFIERHVTVRRGDTFAGLLQLFDVGAGEANEWHRGTRDTFNLSRISPRRSLTLFFERDSGELAALEYRIDAMNVLIAERGADREIRARIARIPSATEYRAIAGTLETNMAADCARAGISQRIIAELADIFAWELDFEKLQRGDTFRVVYEVAIGEDGEVVQTGRILAAEIGTRGRVHTAILHTAEDGTQAYYDLEGRSLDRGQLRYPLEFTRISSGFSTSRLHPVLARRRPHYGVDFAAPQGTPVRAIADGVVTHAGWQGQLGRAVRIDHDAPSPYESVYGHLSRIASNVRVGRKVRRGEIIGYVGRTGLATGPHLHLELNIDGKPVDPLGVLVARRPLDRQPGPKFDRERMLLLTALDAVESGGPVRLTRLTEPFSLPRTQLQ; from the coding sequence ATGCGGCCGATCACCGACGTTTCTTCCGCGGAGCTCTTCCCTCTCGACGGTGACACGCTGCGCACGTACGGCGGCTCGCAGTTCATCGAGCGTCACGTCACGGTGCGTCGTGGCGACACCTTCGCGGGACTGCTGCAGCTCTTCGACGTCGGCGCCGGCGAAGCGAACGAATGGCATCGCGGCACGCGTGACACCTTCAACCTCTCGCGGATCAGCCCGCGTCGCTCGTTGACGCTGTTCTTCGAGCGCGACTCGGGCGAGCTCGCGGCGCTCGAGTACCGGATCGACGCGATGAACGTGCTGATCGCCGAGCGCGGCGCCGACCGCGAGATCCGCGCGCGCATCGCGCGCATTCCGTCGGCGACGGAGTACCGCGCGATCGCCGGCACGCTCGAAACCAACATGGCGGCCGACTGCGCGCGCGCCGGCATCTCGCAGCGCATCATCGCCGAGCTCGCCGACATCTTCGCCTGGGAGCTCGACTTCGAGAAGCTGCAGCGCGGCGACACGTTCCGCGTCGTCTACGAGGTGGCGATCGGCGAGGACGGCGAGGTCGTGCAGACGGGTCGCATCCTCGCGGCCGAGATCGGCACGCGCGGCCGCGTGCACACCGCGATCCTGCACACCGCGGAGGACGGCACGCAGGCGTATTACGACCTCGAAGGACGCTCGCTCGACCGCGGCCAGCTTCGCTACCCGCTCGAGTTCACGCGCATCTCCTCGGGCTTCAGCACGTCGCGCCTGCACCCGGTGCTCGCGCGCCGTCGTCCCCACTACGGCGTCGACTTCGCGGCGCCGCAGGGCACGCCGGTGCGCGCGATCGCGGATGGCGTCGTGACGCACGCGGGCTGGCAAGGTCAGCTCGGGCGTGCGGTGCGCATCGATCACGACGCGCCCTCGCCGTACGAGTCGGTGTACGGGCACCTGTCGCGCATCGCGAGCAACGTGCGCGTCGGACGCAAGGTGCGCCGCGGCGAGATCATCGGCTACGTCGGCCGCACCGGCCTCGCGACCGGACCGCACCTGCACCTCGAGCTCAACATCGACGGCAAGCCGGTCGATCCGCTCGGCGTGCTGGTCGCGCGACGGCCGCTCGACCGTCAGCCGGGTCCGAAGTTCGACCGCGAGCGCATGCTGCTCTTGACGGCGCTCGACGCCGTGGAGAGCGGCGGCCCGGTACGCTTGACGCGCCTGACCGAGCCCTTCTCGCTGCCGCGGACGCAGCTGCAGTGA
- the mltG gene encoding endolytic transglycosylase MltG, with product MRRGIVLLVVAGTSLAVLAGALVFYLTFGWRSEKFSPPLVVEVRRGEPFSALARRLEDAGAIPDARTFALLARWRGDDRRIRSGEYELTGGTTAAEVLAALVSGRQRLRMVTVPEGLTVEETALVFERAGIGDMQRFRELAKDEAFLKTLDLPVPRLEGYLFPDTYAFERDVPAEEIIRRMTARFRKMMTPDLVEAAKERGLTVDQAVTLASIIEKEAAIAEERPMISAVFHNRLKRGMPLQSDPTVLYGVTDRPAGRIRTADLTRATPYNTYVIPGLPPGPICNPGRASIEAAVRPAPNVTALYFVARNDRTHEFNDTLAGHQRAVNRWQRGNRTSPTPRDTPPAAAAANGKR from the coding sequence ATGAGACGCGGCATCGTCCTCCTCGTCGTCGCGGGCACGTCGCTCGCCGTGCTCGCCGGCGCGCTGGTTTTTTACTTGACGTTCGGCTGGCGCAGCGAGAAGTTCTCGCCGCCGCTCGTCGTCGAGGTGAGACGTGGCGAGCCGTTCTCGGCTCTCGCGCGACGTCTCGAGGACGCGGGTGCGATTCCCGACGCGCGCACCTTCGCGCTGCTCGCGCGCTGGCGCGGCGACGACCGTCGCATCCGCAGCGGCGAGTACGAGCTCACGGGCGGCACGACCGCGGCGGAGGTGCTCGCGGCGCTCGTGAGCGGTCGTCAGCGCCTGCGCATGGTCACCGTGCCCGAAGGTCTCACCGTCGAGGAGACGGCGCTCGTCTTCGAGCGCGCGGGCATCGGCGACATGCAACGCTTCCGCGAGCTCGCGAAGGACGAAGCGTTCCTCAAGACGCTCGATCTGCCGGTGCCGCGCCTCGAGGGCTATCTCTTTCCCGACACGTACGCCTTCGAGCGCGACGTCCCCGCGGAGGAGATCATCCGACGCATGACGGCGCGCTTTCGCAAGATGATGACGCCGGACCTCGTCGAGGCCGCGAAGGAGCGTGGCTTGACGGTCGATCAAGCGGTGACGCTCGCGTCGATCATCGAGAAGGAGGCGGCGATCGCGGAGGAGCGACCGATGATCTCGGCGGTGTTTCACAACCGCCTCAAGCGCGGCATGCCGCTGCAGTCGGATCCGACGGTGCTCTACGGCGTCACCGATCGACCCGCGGGACGCATTCGCACGGCGGACCTCACGCGCGCCACGCCGTACAACACCTACGTCATCCCCGGTCTGCCGCCGGGCCCGATCTGCAATCCGGGCCGTGCGTCGATCGAGGCAGCGGTGCGACCGGCGCCGAACGTAACCGCACTGTACTTCGTCGCGCGCAACGACCGGACGCACGAGTTCAACGACACGCTGGCCGGGCACCAGCGCGCCGTGAACCGCTGGCAGCGCGGCAACCGGACGTCGCCGACGCCGCGCGACACGCCTCCGGCCGCAGCGGCCGCGAACGGCAAGCGCTGA
- a CDS encoding thiazole synthase produces MEDTFVLGGRTYRSRLIVGTGKYKDFAETRRAIDASGAEIVTVAVRRVNITDPGKENLLDYLPLDKFTILPNTAGCYTAEEAIRTARLAREAGVGNLVKVEVIGDEKTLFPDVPATIEAARVLVKEGFVVLPYITDDPVACKKLEEIGCAAVMPLAAPIGSGLGIRNPYNLKIIIEQSKVPVIVDAGVGCASDAARALELGCDAVLMNTAIAGAQDPVLMAEAMRLAVEAGRKSFLAGRIPRRLYASASSPIEGMLD; encoded by the coding sequence TTGGAAGACACGTTCGTTCTCGGCGGGCGCACCTACCGCTCGCGGCTCATCGTCGGCACCGGCAAGTACAAGGACTTCGCCGAGACGCGGCGCGCGATCGACGCGAGCGGCGCGGAGATCGTCACCGTCGCCGTGCGGCGGGTGAACATCACCGATCCCGGCAAGGAGAACCTGCTCGACTACCTGCCGCTCGACAAGTTCACGATCCTGCCCAACACGGCCGGCTGCTACACCGCCGAGGAGGCGATCCGCACGGCGCGCCTCGCGCGCGAGGCGGGCGTCGGCAACCTGGTCAAGGTCGAGGTGATCGGCGACGAGAAGACGCTCTTCCCGGACGTGCCTGCGACCATCGAGGCGGCGCGCGTGCTGGTGAAGGAAGGCTTCGTCGTGCTGCCGTACATCACCGACGACCCGGTCGCCTGCAAGAAGCTCGAGGAGATCGGCTGCGCGGCCGTGATGCCGCTCGCGGCGCCGATCGGCTCGGGGCTCGGCATTCGCAACCCGTACAACCTCAAGATCATCATCGAGCAGAGCAAGGTGCCGGTGATCGTCGACGCGGGCGTGGGCTGCGCGTCGGACGCCGCGCGCGCGCTCGAGCTCGGCTGCGACGCGGTGCTGATGAACACGGCGATCGCCGGCGCTCAGGACCCGGTGCTGATGGCCGAGGCGATGCGGCTCGCGGTCGAGGCGGGGCGCAAGTCGTTCCTCGCCGGCCGCATCCCGCGCCGGCTGTACGCGTCGGCCTCGAGCCCGATCGAGGGGATGCTCGACTGA
- a CDS encoding DUF1015 domain-containing protein, which translates to MAVIRPFPALRYTEAAGPLGELVAPPYDVIDASERERLARSSPANAVHLELPAGDEPYRVAAALLAEWKQRGWLAKDAEPSFLIYAQRFTVHDETHERWGVLVALELQPFSAGVVLPHERTLAAPKADRLNLVRATRTNLSPIFGLVEAKLELASLVEGRTPIASFEDRTGIRHRLWRCTEREIVDRLVERVASQQIFIADGHHRYETALNYREERRASETDESRPHAYDYVMTYLCSTLDPGLVVLPTHRLLQDAPAHDELLARLRDTCSVTEVDDATTLARTIATTTNGRRRVGLLRRGTSRGWLVEATERTPLDKLAPELRALDVSFLHEAVLPGIPADRFTYTHDDREALDAIAGGTTDLAVLLPPPRVADVLAISRAGLTMPQKSTYFHPKVVTGLAFHELD; encoded by the coding sequence GTGGCAGTCATTCGTCCCTTTCCCGCCCTGCGTTACACCGAAGCCGCCGGCCCGCTCGGCGAGCTCGTCGCCCCGCCCTACGACGTCATCGACGCGAGCGAGCGCGAGCGTCTCGCGCGCTCGAGCCCGGCCAACGCCGTGCACCTCGAGCTACCGGCGGGGGACGAGCCCTACCGCGTCGCCGCCGCGCTGCTCGCCGAGTGGAAGCAGCGCGGCTGGCTCGCGAAGGACGCCGAGCCCTCGTTCCTGATCTACGCGCAGCGCTTCACGGTGCACGACGAGACGCACGAGCGCTGGGGCGTGCTGGTCGCGCTCGAGCTGCAGCCGTTCTCCGCGGGCGTGGTCCTGCCGCACGAGCGCACGCTCGCCGCCCCGAAGGCCGATCGGCTGAACCTCGTGCGCGCGACGCGCACCAACCTGAGCCCGATCTTCGGTCTCGTCGAGGCGAAGCTCGAGCTCGCGTCGCTCGTCGAAGGGCGCACGCCGATCGCGAGCTTCGAGGATCGCACCGGCATCCGTCACCGCCTGTGGCGCTGTACCGAGCGTGAGATCGTCGACCGGCTCGTCGAGCGCGTCGCGTCGCAGCAGATCTTCATCGCCGACGGCCACCACCGCTACGAGACCGCGCTCAACTACCGCGAGGAGCGGCGCGCGAGCGAGACCGACGAGAGCCGTCCGCACGCCTACGACTACGTGATGACCTACCTCTGCTCGACGCTCGATCCGGGGCTCGTCGTGCTGCCCACGCACCGGCTGCTGCAGGACGCGCCCGCGCACGACGAGCTGCTCGCGCGCCTGCGTGACACCTGCAGCGTCACCGAGGTCGACGACGCGACGACGCTCGCGCGCACGATCGCGACGACGACGAACGGGCGACGCCGCGTCGGGCTCTTGCGTCGCGGGACGAGCCGCGGCTGGCTCGTCGAGGCGACCGAGCGCACGCCGCTCGACAAGCTCGCGCCCGAGCTGCGCGCGCTCGACGTGTCCTTCCTGCACGAGGCCGTGCTGCCCGGCATCCCGGCCGACCGCTTCACCTACACGCACGACGACCGCGAGGCGCTCGACGCGATCGCCGGCGGCACGACCGATCTCGCTGTGCTGCTACCGCCGCCGCGCGTCGCCGACGTGCTCGCGATCTCGCGCGCCGGGCTGACGATGCCGCAGAAGTCGACCTACTTTCACCCGAAGGTGGTCACCGGGCTCGCGTTCCACGAGCTCGATTGA
- the purH gene encoding bifunctional phosphoribosylaminoimidazolecarboxamide formyltransferase/IMP cyclohydrolase produces MSATQSGSRAEGGAIKRALLSVSDKTGLVELARGLAAHGVELLSTGGTAKAIRDAGLPVKEVSEHTGFPEMLDGRVKTLHPKIHGGLLGRRDLPEHLAAMREHDIPPIDLVCVNLYPFAQVTARGCSLEEAIENIDIGGPSMLRSAAKNYAAVTVLVDPADYGVVLEEMQRNGGATTLETRARLARKVFRATAAYDGMIADYLGRLECTAEEPFGETLHVPLVRQAHLRYGENPHQHAALYGRFLDVFEQLHGKELSYNNIVDIDSALRLMMDFADDPRAVLAILKHNTPCGVGAGATPLEAYQKAFATDPESPFGGILITNRTWDLPLAQAVDEIFSEVLIAPDFTPDALELLRKKKNRRLMRWHRDRMPQGEVELRKVVGGMLVQDADTAIENVREAKVATRRAPTTDELAAMDFGWRVVKHVKSNAIVFAGPDRTLGIGGGQTSRVDAVQIAIEKARRQGISLAGAALASDAFFPFPDGVQHALDAGATAIVQPGGSVRDEEAIAAADARGAAMVLTGVRHFRH; encoded by the coding sequence ATGAGCGCGACCCAGAGCGGCAGCCGTGCGGAAGGGGGCGCGATCAAGCGCGCCCTGCTGTCGGTGAGCGACAAGACCGGCCTGGTCGAGCTCGCACGCGGGCTCGCGGCACACGGCGTCGAGCTGCTGTCGACCGGCGGCACGGCGAAGGCGATCCGCGACGCCGGGCTTCCGGTGAAGGAGGTCTCCGAGCACACGGGCTTCCCGGAGATGCTCGACGGCCGCGTCAAGACGCTGCACCCGAAGATCCACGGCGGACTCCTCGGCAGGCGCGACCTGCCCGAGCACCTCGCCGCGATGCGCGAGCACGACATCCCGCCGATCGACCTCGTGTGCGTGAACCTCTACCCGTTCGCGCAGGTCACGGCGCGCGGTTGCTCGCTCGAGGAGGCGATCGAGAACATCGACATCGGCGGTCCGTCGATGCTGCGCTCGGCGGCGAAGAACTACGCCGCGGTCACCGTGCTCGTCGATCCCGCCGACTACGGCGTCGTCCTCGAGGAGATGCAGCGCAACGGCGGCGCGACCACGCTCGAGACGCGCGCCCGGCTCGCGCGCAAGGTGTTCCGCGCCACCGCGGCCTACGACGGCATGATCGCCGACTACCTCGGTCGCCTCGAGTGCACCGCGGAGGAGCCCTTCGGCGAGACGCTGCACGTGCCGCTCGTGCGCCAGGCGCACCTGCGCTACGGCGAGAACCCGCACCAGCACGCCGCACTCTACGGGCGCTTCCTCGACGTCTTCGAGCAGCTCCACGGCAAGGAGCTGTCGTACAACAACATCGTCGACATCGACTCGGCGCTGCGCCTGATGATGGACTTCGCCGACGACCCGCGCGCGGTGCTGGCGATCCTCAAGCACAACACGCCGTGCGGCGTCGGCGCGGGCGCGACCCCGCTCGAGGCCTACCAGAAGGCGTTCGCGACCGACCCGGAGTCGCCGTTTGGCGGCATCCTGATCACGAATCGCACTTGGGACCTGCCGCTCGCGCAGGCGGTCGACGAGATCTTCAGCGAGGTGCTGATCGCGCCCGACTTCACGCCGGACGCGCTCGAGCTGCTGCGCAAGAAGAAGAACCGCCGCCTCATGCGCTGGCACCGCGACCGCATGCCGCAGGGCGAGGTCGAGCTGCGCAAGGTGGTCGGCGGCATGCTCGTGCAGGACGCCGACACCGCGATCGAGAACGTGCGCGAGGCGAAGGTCGCAACGCGCCGCGCGCCGACCACGGACGAGCTCGCGGCGATGGACTTCGGCTGGCGCGTCGTCAAGCACGTGAAATCGAACGCGATCGTCTTCGCCGGCCCCGACCGCACGCTCGGCATCGGCGGCGGCCAGACGTCGCGCGTCGACGCCGTGCAGATCGCGATCGAGAAGGCGCGTCGGCAAGGGATCTCGCTCGCCGGCGCGGCGCTCGCGAGCGACGCGTTCTTCCCCTTCCCCGATGGCGTGCAGCACGCGCTGGACGCCGGCGCGACCGCGATCGTGCAGCCCGGCGGCAGCGTGCGCGACGAGGAAGCCATCGCGGCGGCCGACGCGCGCGGCGCGGCGATGGTGCTGACCGGCGTCCGCCACTTCCGGCACTGA
- the lexA gene encoding transcriptional repressor LexA: MDREREIVTLTKRQKELLDFIEGYIRRNGFAPTLDETGKYFGLTSLATVHKHLTNLESKGFIRRRSGMSRALEVVPRKRRAEAVELPLLGIAAAGRPIEAVLDEQVTVPEDLVRKPESFVLKVSGDSMRDDGILDGDLVIVESRSVADNGETVVAVLNGAATIKRFYRESGGRIRLQPANDQVAPIICSEQDLEIRGVVVALMRRY, from the coding sequence GTGGATCGAGAGCGCGAGATCGTCACGCTGACCAAGCGCCAGAAGGAGCTGCTCGACTTCATCGAGGGCTACATCCGGCGCAACGGTTTTGCGCCCACGCTCGACGAGACCGGCAAGTACTTTGGCTTGACGTCGCTCGCAACCGTCCACAAGCACCTCACCAACCTCGAGAGCAAGGGCTTCATCCGCCGCCGCTCGGGGATGAGCCGCGCGCTCGAGGTGGTGCCGCGCAAGCGCCGCGCGGAAGCGGTCGAGCTGCCGCTGCTCGGCATCGCCGCGGCGGGACGTCCGATCGAGGCGGTGCTCGACGAGCAGGTCACGGTTCCCGAGGACCTGGTGCGCAAGCCCGAGAGCTTCGTCCTCAAGGTGAGCGGCGACTCGATGCGCGACGACGGCATCCTCGACGGCGACCTCGTGATCGTCGAGAGCCGCTCGGTCGCGGACAACGGCGAGACCGTGGTCGCGGTGCTGAACGGCGCCGCGACGATCAAGCGCTTCTACCGCGAGAGCGGCGGCCGCATCCGCCTGCAGCCGGCGAACGACCAGGTCGCGCCGATCATCTGCAGCGAGCAGGATCTCGAGATCCGCGGCGTCGTGGTCGCGTTGATGCGCCGCTACTGA
- the purD gene encoding phosphoribosylamine--glycine ligase, protein MASTIDVLLVGSGGREHALAWKLRASPRVNRLYCAPGNGGIAAIAELVPIAVDDVQGLADFAEKNRIGLTVVGPELPLTLGLVDELQARGLRAFGPTREAARLEGSKAFAKDVMREAGVRTAESRTFTDPDEARAWVLSRQKPMVVKADGLAAGKGVIVSTTVEATLDAIDQLMRTRVVGEAGACVVIEETLRGEEASFLALTDGTDVVALASSQDHKRLRDNDEGPNTGGMGAISPAPVVTPEVERRVMDEILRPLVATLRKRGIVYKGVLYAGLMIDDGVPSVLEFNVRFGDPECQPLMLRLQSDLVDACDAVIDGRVGELRLAWEPRAAACVVIAAPGYPGSVEKGAVIEGLDEAARVPDAIVFHAGTKRRDDGAIVTDGGRVLGVSALGDTLEAAIARAYEAARHVRFPGLQMRTDIGAHAVRRLAAGRNR, encoded by the coding sequence GTGGCGAGCACGATCGACGTCCTGCTGGTCGGCTCCGGCGGCCGCGAGCACGCGCTTGCGTGGAAGCTGCGCGCGTCGCCGCGCGTGAACCGTCTGTACTGCGCGCCGGGCAACGGCGGCATCGCGGCGATCGCCGAGCTGGTGCCGATCGCCGTCGACGACGTCCAAGGTCTCGCGGACTTCGCCGAGAAGAACCGCATCGGCCTCACCGTGGTCGGCCCCGAGCTGCCGCTGACGCTGGGCCTGGTCGACGAGCTCCAGGCGCGCGGTCTGCGCGCCTTCGGACCGACGCGCGAGGCCGCGCGCCTCGAGGGCAGCAAGGCGTTCGCGAAGGACGTCATGCGCGAGGCCGGCGTGCGCACCGCGGAGTCGCGGACGTTCACGGACCCTGACGAGGCGCGCGCATGGGTCCTGTCGCGCCAGAAGCCGATGGTGGTGAAGGCGGACGGGCTCGCGGCCGGCAAGGGCGTGATCGTCAGCACGACCGTCGAGGCGACGCTCGACGCGATCGATCAGCTCATGCGCACGCGCGTCGTCGGCGAAGCGGGCGCGTGCGTGGTCATCGAGGAGACCCTGCGCGGCGAGGAAGCTTCCTTCCTCGCGCTCACCGACGGCACCGACGTCGTCGCCCTCGCCTCCTCGCAGGACCACAAGCGCCTGCGCGACAATGACGAGGGTCCGAACACCGGCGGCATGGGCGCGATCTCGCCCGCGCCGGTCGTCACGCCCGAGGTCGAGCGTCGGGTGATGGACGAGATCCTGCGCCCGCTCGTCGCGACGCTGCGCAAGCGCGGGATCGTCTACAAGGGCGTGCTCTACGCCGGGCTGATGATCGACGACGGCGTGCCGAGCGTCCTCGAGTTCAACGTCCGCTTCGGCGATCCGGAGTGCCAGCCGCTCATGCTGCGTCTGCAGAGCGACCTGGTCGATGCCTGCGACGCGGTGATCGACGGCCGCGTCGGCGAGCTGCGTCTCGCATGGGAGCCGCGCGCCGCGGCTTGCGTCGTGATCGCGGCTCCAGGCTACCCCGGGAGCGTCGAGAAGGGTGCGGTGATCGAGGGCCTCGACGAGGCCGCGCGCGTTCCCGACGCGATCGTCTTCCACGCCGGCACGAAGCGGCGCGACGACGGCGCGATCGTCACCGACGGCGGCCGCGTGCTCGGCGTGAGCGCGCTCGGCGACACGCTGGAGGCGGCCATCGCGCGCGCCTACGAGGCCGCGCGGCACGTCCGCTTCCCCGGCTTGCAGATGCGGACCGACATCGGCGCGCACGCCGTGCGACGTCTCGCCGCGGGACGCAACCGATGA
- the alr gene encoding alanine racemase, producing MNLVDRAHAPRAVCCIDLDALVHNLAEVRRVVRPGVAICGVVKANAYGHGAVPVARALEAAGIEQMAVASLDEARELREAGVATPLLVLGGVAPEEAAEAADLGLAVVVWDARAVRALAAATGPDRRLRVHVKLDTGMHRIGAQEADLEPLAAALRDAPSLEVEGVLSHLACADEPGHPSVARQVAEFERLGARLEAAGIRPRIRHLANSAGVLADERAHCDMVRVGLLLYGCAPHPQLASRLDLRPVMHLRTRVAQVKQVAPGDSAGYGWTFTAQRPTTLAILPVGYALGYPRALSNRGEVLIRGRRAPVVGTVSMEHLAVDVTAIPGVAVGDTVTLWGSDGNERIDVMELGARAGTIGYELLAGVSSRTPRAYASSSDQRGRIGEP from the coding sequence ATGAACCTCGTCGACCGTGCGCACGCGCCGAGGGCGGTGTGCTGCATCGACCTCGACGCGCTGGTGCACAACCTCGCCGAGGTGCGGCGCGTCGTGCGCCCCGGTGTCGCGATCTGCGGCGTCGTGAAGGCGAACGCCTACGGGCACGGCGCGGTGCCGGTCGCGCGCGCACTCGAGGCGGCCGGCATCGAGCAGATGGCGGTCGCGTCGCTCGACGAGGCGCGCGAGCTGCGCGAGGCGGGGGTCGCGACCCCGCTGCTGGTCCTCGGCGGCGTCGCGCCGGAGGAGGCCGCCGAGGCGGCCGACCTCGGGCTCGCGGTGGTGGTCTGGGACGCGCGCGCGGTGCGCGCGCTCGCGGCGGCGACGGGCCCGGACCGCCGGCTGCGCGTCCACGTCAAGCTCGACACCGGGATGCACCGGATCGGCGCGCAGGAGGCCGACCTCGAGCCGCTCGCGGCGGCGCTGCGCGACGCGCCGTCGCTCGAGGTCGAGGGTGTCCTGTCGCACCTCGCGTGCGCCGACGAGCCCGGGCACCCGAGCGTCGCGCGCCAGGTGGCGGAGTTCGAGCGGCTCGGCGCGCGGCTCGAGGCGGCGGGCATCCGTCCGCGGATCCGCCACCTCGCGAACAGCGCCGGCGTCCTCGCCGACGAGCGCGCACACTGCGACATGGTCCGCGTCGGGCTCCTGCTCTACGGCTGCGCGCCGCACCCGCAGCTCGCGTCCCGCCTCGACCTGCGTCCGGTGATGCACCTGCGCACGCGCGTCGCGCAGGTGAAGCAGGTCGCGCCCGGCGACAGCGCGGGCTACGGCTGGACCTTCACCGCGCAGCGTCCGACGACGCTCGCGATCCTGCCGGTCGGCTACGCGCTCGGCTACCCGCGCGCCCTGTCGAACCGCGGCGAGGTGCTGATCCGCGGGCGGCGCGCCCCGGTCGTGGGGACGGTGTCGATGGAGCACCTGGCGGTCGACGTCACCGCCATCCCGGGCGTCGCGGTCGGCGACACGGTGACGCTCTGGGGCAGCGACGGCAACGAGCGGATCGACGTCATGGAGCTCGGTGCGCGCGCGGGCACGATCGGCTACGAGCTACTTGCCGGCGTCAGCTCGAGGACGCCGCGAGCCTACGCATCCAGCAGCGACCAGAGAGGGAGGATCGGGGAACCATGA